One genomic window of Indioceanicola profundi includes the following:
- a CDS encoding leucyl aminopeptidase has protein sequence MKIAFSSLALPKSGALAVTVAAGAKLGSFGAELDERTGGLLGRSMKAARFSGKADETLTVLAPNGVEINRIVLVGIGNPADATQLTAGNAGATVVAGLLTSGETELSIASDAHEGLTVPAAEFAAELAFGALARGWRFERYKTKTPEEKKPTLTRITLLAGEAKAAKKAWERLEKVADGVFLAREVVSEPPNVLYPESFAERCAALRDLGLEVDVLDEKRMRKLGMGALLGVGQGSAKPPRLVVMRWNGGKPGDQPIAFIGKGVTFDTGGISLKPGLNMDDMKWDMAGAGAVYGLMAALAGRKAKANVVGIVGLVENMPDGNAQRPGDVVTSMSGQTIEILNTDAEGRLVLCDAMWYCQQEFKPKFMIDLATLTGAIIVSLGNEHAGMFANNDELSEKIARAGQATGEKVWRMPLAPAYDRDIDSDIADMRNIGSPGKAGSITAAQFLARYTNGVPWAHLDIAGTAWSKADKGVVPKGATAFGVRLLDRLVADNYEG, from the coding sequence ATGAAAATCGCCTTCTCCTCCCTCGCGCTGCCGAAGTCGGGCGCGCTTGCCGTGACCGTGGCCGCCGGGGCCAAGCTGGGCAGCTTCGGCGCCGAACTGGATGAGCGCACCGGAGGTCTGCTGGGCCGCTCCATGAAGGCGGCCCGTTTCAGCGGCAAGGCGGACGAGACGCTGACCGTCCTGGCTCCCAACGGGGTCGAGATCAACCGCATCGTGCTGGTGGGCATCGGCAATCCGGCGGATGCGACGCAGCTGACGGCTGGCAACGCCGGCGCAACCGTGGTCGCCGGCCTCCTCACCTCCGGCGAGACGGAGCTGTCCATCGCGTCGGACGCCCATGAAGGCCTGACCGTTCCGGCGGCCGAGTTCGCGGCAGAGCTGGCATTCGGCGCGCTCGCCCGCGGCTGGCGGTTCGAGCGTTACAAGACGAAGACGCCCGAGGAGAAGAAGCCGACCCTGACCAGGATCACCCTCCTGGCCGGCGAGGCGAAGGCCGCCAAGAAGGCGTGGGAGCGGCTGGAGAAGGTCGCAGACGGCGTGTTCCTCGCCCGCGAGGTCGTCTCCGAGCCGCCGAATGTCCTTTATCCGGAGAGCTTCGCCGAACGTTGCGCGGCGCTGCGCGACCTGGGCCTTGAGGTCGATGTCCTGGACGAGAAGCGCATGCGGAAGCTCGGCATGGGCGCGCTGCTGGGCGTCGGCCAGGGCAGCGCCAAGCCGCCCCGGCTCGTCGTCATGCGCTGGAACGGCGGCAAGCCGGGCGACCAGCCCATCGCCTTCATCGGAAAGGGCGTCACCTTCGACACCGGCGGCATCAGCCTGAAGCCCGGCCTGAACATGGACGACATGAAGTGGGACATGGCCGGCGCCGGCGCCGTCTATGGCCTGATGGCGGCCCTGGCCGGCCGCAAGGCGAAGGCCAATGTGGTCGGCATCGTCGGGCTGGTGGAGAACATGCCGGACGGCAACGCCCAGCGTCCGGGCGACGTGGTCACCAGCATGTCCGGCCAGACCATCGAAATCCTGAATACCGACGCGGAAGGCCGCCTCGTCCTGTGCGACGCCATGTGGTACTGCCAGCAGGAGTTCAAGCCGAAGTTCATGATCGATCTGGCCACCCTGACCGGCGCCATCATCGTCAGCCTCGGCAACGAGCATGCCGGCATGTTCGCCAACAATGACGAGCTGTCCGAGAAGATCGCCAGGGCCGGTCAGGCGACGGGCGAGAAGGTGTGGCGCATGCCGCTGGCTCCGGCCTATGACCGGGACATTGACTCCGACATCGCCGACATGCGGAACATCGGCTCTCCGGGCAAGGCCGGCTCCATTACCGCTGCCCAGTTCCTGGCCCGCTATACCAACGGCGTGCCGTGGGCGCATCTCGATATCGCCGGCACGGCCTGGTCCAAGGCGGACAAGGGCGTGGTCCCGAAGGGCGCCACCGCCTTCGGCGTCCGCCTGCTGGACCGGCTGGTCGCGGACAATTACGAGGGCTGA
- the lptF gene encoding LPS export ABC transporter permease LptF: MNQISRYLLRNLSVATVFVTAGLSAAIWLTQSLRLVELVVEGGAPFWIFLQLAVLTLPTFLAVVLPLGLLASVLFTYNRLTMDSELVVMRAAGMGPLALAKPALVLAGIVTLICYVLTIHIGPAAQRELVRLRYAAQSDYSAVLLREGTFNDVGEGLTVYVRERHGGELSDLLIHDARKPDLLTTVVAESGQLVTGNGTPQVVVYNGTQMTFSPETGRQDWLEFSRYTVDLQVLRRQIGDRQPDPRERSLWDLIQLSANPQDAAAAGRLRAELHSRLANPLLALAFTVIALAALLPGEFSRRGQVRRIGLAAVLALLLQSAVLGLSNLVGKIPALVPLLYATALLPVIGGLWYMKHWRRMRHRYGRQRPVAATEG; the protein is encoded by the coding sequence ATGAACCAGATCAGCCGCTATCTCCTACGCAACCTGTCGGTGGCGACCGTGTTCGTCACCGCCGGGCTGTCCGCGGCCATCTGGCTGACGCAGTCCTTGCGCCTTGTGGAACTGGTGGTCGAAGGCGGCGCGCCGTTCTGGATCTTCCTGCAACTCGCCGTCCTGACGCTGCCGACCTTCCTGGCGGTGGTGCTGCCGCTGGGGCTGCTGGCATCGGTGCTGTTCACCTATAACCGCCTGACCATGGACAGCGAGCTGGTGGTCATGCGGGCAGCGGGCATGGGGCCGCTGGCGCTGGCGAAACCGGCGCTGGTCCTGGCCGGCATCGTGACCCTGATCTGCTATGTGCTGACAATCCATATCGGCCCCGCAGCCCAGCGGGAACTGGTGCGCCTGCGCTATGCCGCCCAGAGCGACTATTCCGCCGTGCTGCTGCGCGAGGGCACCTTCAACGATGTGGGCGAGGGGCTGACCGTCTATGTGCGGGAGCGGCATGGCGGAGAGCTGTCGGACCTTCTGATCCACGACGCGCGCAAGCCCGATCTGCTGACCACCGTGGTGGCGGAAAGCGGGCAACTCGTCACCGGGAACGGAACCCCCCAGGTCGTCGTCTACAACGGGACGCAGATGACCTTCAGCCCGGAAACCGGGCGGCAGGACTGGCTGGAATTCTCCCGCTACACGGTGGATCTCCAGGTGCTCCGGCGTCAGATCGGGGACCGGCAGCCCGACCCGCGGGAGCGCAGCCTGTGGGACCTTATCCAGCTCTCCGCCAATCCACAGGATGCCGCCGCTGCCGGCCGGTTGCGGGCGGAGCTGCATTCGCGCCTGGCCAATCCCCTGTTGGCCCTTGCCTTCACCGTGATCGCGCTGGCGGCCCTGCTGCCCGGCGAATTCTCCCGCCGCGGGCAGGTGCGCCGCATCGGACTGGCGGCCGTGCTGGCCCTGCTGCTGCAAAGCGCCGTGCTGGGGCTTTCCAATCTGGTGGGCAAGATCCCCGCGCTGGTGCCGTTGCTCTATGCGACGGCCCTGCTGCCCGTCATCGGCGGCCTCTGGTACATGAAGCACTGGCGGCGGATGCGCCACCGGTATGGCCGTCAACGGCCCGTAGCCGCGACGGAGGGGTGA